The following proteins come from a genomic window of Lineus longissimus chromosome 18, tnLinLong1.2, whole genome shotgun sequence:
- the LOC135502322 gene encoding gastrula zinc finger protein XlCGF57.1-like isoform X2, translating to MSEWNNTNSDMSVKLESLSPGLHESSDEFEFSVNAIKADQDGITPDWNDSSEPHPSDVDYGDQFSSNIKTEVDSSDQFSSNIKTELDSGDQFSSNIKTELYDPVGSDSETKVNESEYDLPVPGSNKVKIKFEPTDDFGLEPGYALAGSGSEQWDGAENELGPVPLNLIPAAGNQGLLRIDVEDPLHPVPSGVVKEEPLEEDMEESSYGFGEGADADDQNMEDEDDTASSFYHSGEIDSQRPTTRPHPSLKRSVTVSTRPRNVKVIKSRRSHQRNKSCASLSDLGQRKRIHTGEKTFKCDQCKKVFKNRRYLQRHIDQIHSGGKSYTCDQCGRVCSKLDHLKMHRRIHTGERPFACDQCDKAFTQHGTLNQHKRIHTGENPFKCDQCDKVFRQSSTLNQHKRIHTGERPFACDQCDKTFTGRGSLISHKGVHTGERPFACDQCDKKFKRGRALVNHKLNHTGERPFACDQCVKTFKRGCDLLHHKVIHTGEKPFACDQCVKTFMRGSELMHHKRIHTGERPFACGDCDKKFTQKSHLGEHKLIHTGEKPFACDQCDKSFRQSNGLNKHKRIHTEDRPFACDQCVKTFKSESDLVHHKLIHTRERPFACDECDKKFIQNSHLSEHKRTHTGERPFVCDQCDKSFRQSNGLRKHKRIHNGE from the exons ATGTCCGAATGGAACAACACTAACAGTGATATGTCTGTGAAGTTGGAAAGTTTGAGTCCTGGCCTGCATGAAAGCAGTGATGAGTTTGAATTCTCGGTTAATGCTATTAAGGCCGACCAGGATGGAATAACTCCTGATTGGAATGATTCTTCAGAGCCACACCCTTCTGATGTTGACTATGGTGATCAATTCAGTTCAAACATTAAAACTGAGGTTGACTCCAGTGATCAGTTCAGTTCAAACATTAAAACTGAGCTGGACTCCGGTGATCAGTTCAGTTCAAATATAAAAACGGAGCTCTATGATCCTGTGGGGAGTGACAGTGAGACCAAGGTCAATGAGTCGGAATATGATCTTCCAGTTCCCGGATCGAATAAAGTAAAGATCAAATTTGAACCAACCGATGACTTTGGACTTGAGCCTGGTTATGCACTGGCGGGTTCAGGATCCGAGCAGTGGGATGGAGCTGAAAATGAGCTGGGCCCGGTTCCACTTAACCTTATACCAGCAGCTGGGAACCAGGGTCTGTTGAGAATTGACGTTGAAGACCCGCTCCATCCTGTACCAAGCGGAGTCGTAAAAGAGGAGCCTCTTGAAGAAGACATGGAGGAGAGCTCATATGGTTTTGGTGAAGGCGCAGATGCAGATGAT CAGAATatggaagatgaagatgatacTG CTTCATCTTTCTACCACAGTGGTGAAATTGATTCTCAAAGACCAACCACACGACCCCATCCATCTTTGAAACGATCAGTGACCGTCTCAACGCGGCCAAGGAATGTGAAGGTTATCAAGTCCCGTAGAAGTCACCAGCGTAATAAATCTTGTGCAAGTTTATCTGATCTCGGGCAACGCAaacgtattcatactggagaaaaaacatttaaatgtGACCAGTGTAAAAAAGTATTCAAGAACAGGAGGTATCTTCAGCGACACATCGATCAGATTCATTCAGGAGGAAAATCTTATACTTGTGACCAGTGTGGTAGAGTATGCTCCAAGCTTGATCATCTCAAAATGCATAGACGTATTCATACAGGGGAAAGACCATttgcctgtgaccagtgtgataaagcATTCACCCAGCATGGCACTCTCAATCAACATAagcgtattcatactggagaaaaccCTTTTAAATGCGACCAGTGCGATAAAGTATTCAGACAGTCTAGTACTCTTAACCAGCATaagcgtattcatacaggagaaagaccatttgctTGTGACCAGTGCGATAAAACTTTCACAGGAAGGGGTTCTCTCATTAGCCACAAGGGtgttcatacaggagaaagaccatttgcctgtgaccagtgtgataaaaaATTCAAGAGAGGTCGTGCTCTTGTAAATCACAAACTGAatcatactggagaaagaccatttgcctgtgaccagtgtgTAAAAACATTCAAGAGAGGTTGTGATCTTCTGCATCATAAAgtgattcatactggagaaaaaccatttgcctgtgaccagtgtgTTAAAACGTTCATGAGAGGTAGTGAACTTATGCATCATAAAcggattcatactggagaaagaccatttgcctGTGGTGACTGTGATAAAAAATTTACTCAGAAAAGTCACCTCGGCGAGCATAAGctgattcatactggagaaaaaccatttgcctgtgaccagtgtgataagtCATTCAGGCAGAGTAATGGTCTAAATAAGCATAAACGGATTCATACCGAAGATAGACCATttgcctgtgaccagtgtgTAAAAACGTTCAAGAGTGAAAGTGATCTTGTGCATCATAAACTGATTCATACTAGAGAAAGACCATTCGCCTGTGATGAATGTGATAAAAAATTTATTCAGAATAGTCACCTCAGTGAGCATAAACGAactcatacaggagaaagaccatttgtctgtgaccagtgtgataagtCATTCAGGCAGAGTAATGGTCTAAGGAAGCATAAACGGATTCATAACGGAGAATGA
- the LOC135502322 gene encoding gastrula zinc finger protein XlCGF57.1-like isoform X3 — protein MSEWNNTNSDMSVKLESLSPGLHESSDEFEFSVNAIKADQDGITPDWNDSSEPHPSDVDYGDQFSSNIKTEVDSSDQFSSNIKTELDSGDQFSSNIKTELYDPVGSDSETKVNESEYDLPVPGSNKVKIKFEPTDDFGLEPGYALAGSGSEQWDGAENELGPVPLNLIPAAGNQGLLRIDVEDPLHPVPSGVVKEEPLEEDMEESSYGFGEGADADDNMEDEDDTASSFYHSGEIDSQRPTTRPHPSLKRSVTVSTRPRNVKVIKSRRSHQRNKSCASLSDLGQRKRIHTGEKTFKCDQCKKVFKNRRYLQRHIDQIHSGGKSYTCDQCGRVCSKLDHLKMHRRIHTGERPFACDQCDKAFTQHGTLNQHKRIHTGENPFKCDQCDKVFRQSSTLNQHKRIHTGERPFACDQCDKTFTGRGSLISHKGVHTGERPFACDQCDKKFKRGRALVNHKLNHTGERPFACDQCVKTFKRGCDLLHHKVIHTGEKPFACDQCVKTFMRGSELMHHKRIHTGERPFACGDCDKKFTQKSHLGEHKLIHTGEKPFACDQCDKSFRQSNGLNKHKRIHTEDRPFACDQCVKTFKSESDLVHHKLIHTRERPFACDECDKKFIQNSHLSEHKRTHTGERPFVCDQCDKSFRQSNGLRKHKRIHNGE, from the exons ATGTCCGAATGGAACAACACTAACAGTGATATGTCTGTGAAGTTGGAAAGTTTGAGTCCTGGCCTGCATGAAAGCAGTGATGAGTTTGAATTCTCGGTTAATGCTATTAAGGCCGACCAGGATGGAATAACTCCTGATTGGAATGATTCTTCAGAGCCACACCCTTCTGATGTTGACTATGGTGATCAATTCAGTTCAAACATTAAAACTGAGGTTGACTCCAGTGATCAGTTCAGTTCAAACATTAAAACTGAGCTGGACTCCGGTGATCAGTTCAGTTCAAATATAAAAACGGAGCTCTATGATCCTGTGGGGAGTGACAGTGAGACCAAGGTCAATGAGTCGGAATATGATCTTCCAGTTCCCGGATCGAATAAAGTAAAGATCAAATTTGAACCAACCGATGACTTTGGACTTGAGCCTGGTTATGCACTGGCGGGTTCAGGATCCGAGCAGTGGGATGGAGCTGAAAATGAGCTGGGCCCGGTTCCACTTAACCTTATACCAGCAGCTGGGAACCAGGGTCTGTTGAGAATTGACGTTGAAGACCCGCTCCATCCTGTACCAAGCGGAGTCGTAAAAGAGGAGCCTCTTGAAGAAGACATGGAGGAGAGCTCATATGGTTTTGGTGAAGGCGCAGATGCAGATGAT AATatggaagatgaagatgatacTG CTTCATCTTTCTACCACAGTGGTGAAATTGATTCTCAAAGACCAACCACACGACCCCATCCATCTTTGAAACGATCAGTGACCGTCTCAACGCGGCCAAGGAATGTGAAGGTTATCAAGTCCCGTAGAAGTCACCAGCGTAATAAATCTTGTGCAAGTTTATCTGATCTCGGGCAACGCAaacgtattcatactggagaaaaaacatttaaatgtGACCAGTGTAAAAAAGTATTCAAGAACAGGAGGTATCTTCAGCGACACATCGATCAGATTCATTCAGGAGGAAAATCTTATACTTGTGACCAGTGTGGTAGAGTATGCTCCAAGCTTGATCATCTCAAAATGCATAGACGTATTCATACAGGGGAAAGACCATttgcctgtgaccagtgtgataaagcATTCACCCAGCATGGCACTCTCAATCAACATAagcgtattcatactggagaaaaccCTTTTAAATGCGACCAGTGCGATAAAGTATTCAGACAGTCTAGTACTCTTAACCAGCATaagcgtattcatacaggagaaagaccatttgctTGTGACCAGTGCGATAAAACTTTCACAGGAAGGGGTTCTCTCATTAGCCACAAGGGtgttcatacaggagaaagaccatttgcctgtgaccagtgtgataaaaaATTCAAGAGAGGTCGTGCTCTTGTAAATCACAAACTGAatcatactggagaaagaccatttgcctgtgaccagtgtgTAAAAACATTCAAGAGAGGTTGTGATCTTCTGCATCATAAAgtgattcatactggagaaaaaccatttgcctgtgaccagtgtgTTAAAACGTTCATGAGAGGTAGTGAACTTATGCATCATAAAcggattcatactggagaaagaccatttgcctGTGGTGACTGTGATAAAAAATTTACTCAGAAAAGTCACCTCGGCGAGCATAAGctgattcatactggagaaaaaccatttgcctgtgaccagtgtgataagtCATTCAGGCAGAGTAATGGTCTAAATAAGCATAAACGGATTCATACCGAAGATAGACCATttgcctgtgaccagtgtgTAAAAACGTTCAAGAGTGAAAGTGATCTTGTGCATCATAAACTGATTCATACTAGAGAAAGACCATTCGCCTGTGATGAATGTGATAAAAAATTTATTCAGAATAGTCACCTCAGTGAGCATAAACGAactcatacaggagaaagaccatttgtctgtgaccagtgtgataagtCATTCAGGCAGAGTAATGGTCTAAGGAAGCATAAACGGATTCATAACGGAGAATGA
- the LOC135502322 gene encoding zinc finger protein 678-like isoform X1 produces MSEWNNTNSDMSVKLESLSPGLHESSDEFEFSVNAIKADQDGITPDWNDSSEPHPSDVDYGDQFSSNIKTEVDSSDQFSSNIKTELDSGDQFSSNIKTELYDPVGSDSETKVNESEYDLPVPGSNKVKIKFEPTDDFGLEPGYALAGSGSEQWDGAENELGPVPLNLIPAAGNQGLLRIDVEDPLHPVPSGVVKEEPLEEDMEESSYGFGEGADADDQNMEDEDDTALSLDYSAENMAPRPFTRPHQTFESSTTVTASRENVKINKSLRYKSSSFYHSGEIDSQRPTTRPHPSLKRSVTVSTRPRNVKVIKSRRSHQRNKSCASLSDLGQRKRIHTGEKTFKCDQCKKVFKNRRYLQRHIDQIHSGGKSYTCDQCGRVCSKLDHLKMHRRIHTGERPFACDQCDKAFTQHGTLNQHKRIHTGENPFKCDQCDKVFRQSSTLNQHKRIHTGERPFACDQCDKTFTGRGSLISHKGVHTGERPFACDQCDKKFKRGRALVNHKLNHTGERPFACDQCVKTFKRGCDLLHHKVIHTGEKPFACDQCVKTFMRGSELMHHKRIHTGERPFACGDCDKKFTQKSHLGEHKLIHTGEKPFACDQCDKSFRQSNGLNKHKRIHTEDRPFACDQCVKTFKSESDLVHHKLIHTRERPFACDECDKKFIQNSHLSEHKRTHTGERPFVCDQCDKSFRQSNGLRKHKRIHNGE; encoded by the exons ATGTCCGAATGGAACAACACTAACAGTGATATGTCTGTGAAGTTGGAAAGTTTGAGTCCTGGCCTGCATGAAAGCAGTGATGAGTTTGAATTCTCGGTTAATGCTATTAAGGCCGACCAGGATGGAATAACTCCTGATTGGAATGATTCTTCAGAGCCACACCCTTCTGATGTTGACTATGGTGATCAATTCAGTTCAAACATTAAAACTGAGGTTGACTCCAGTGATCAGTTCAGTTCAAACATTAAAACTGAGCTGGACTCCGGTGATCAGTTCAGTTCAAATATAAAAACGGAGCTCTATGATCCTGTGGGGAGTGACAGTGAGACCAAGGTCAATGAGTCGGAATATGATCTTCCAGTTCCCGGATCGAATAAAGTAAAGATCAAATTTGAACCAACCGATGACTTTGGACTTGAGCCTGGTTATGCACTGGCGGGTTCAGGATCCGAGCAGTGGGATGGAGCTGAAAATGAGCTGGGCCCGGTTCCACTTAACCTTATACCAGCAGCTGGGAACCAGGGTCTGTTGAGAATTGACGTTGAAGACCCGCTCCATCCTGTACCAAGCGGAGTCGTAAAAGAGGAGCCTCTTGAAGAAGACATGGAGGAGAGCTCATATGGTTTTGGTGAAGGCGCAGATGCAGATGAT CAGAATatggaagatgaagatgatacTG CTTTATCTTTGGACTACAGTGCTGAAAACATGGCTCCAAGACCATTCACACGTCCACATCAGACTTTCGAAAGTTCAACGACTGTTACAGCATCCCGGGAGAATGTGAAGATCAACAAGTCTTTACGCTACAAAT CTTCATCTTTCTACCACAGTGGTGAAATTGATTCTCAAAGACCAACCACACGACCCCATCCATCTTTGAAACGATCAGTGACCGTCTCAACGCGGCCAAGGAATGTGAAGGTTATCAAGTCCCGTAGAAGTCACCAGCGTAATAAATCTTGTGCAAGTTTATCTGATCTCGGGCAACGCAaacgtattcatactggagaaaaaacatttaaatgtGACCAGTGTAAAAAAGTATTCAAGAACAGGAGGTATCTTCAGCGACACATCGATCAGATTCATTCAGGAGGAAAATCTTATACTTGTGACCAGTGTGGTAGAGTATGCTCCAAGCTTGATCATCTCAAAATGCATAGACGTATTCATACAGGGGAAAGACCATttgcctgtgaccagtgtgataaagcATTCACCCAGCATGGCACTCTCAATCAACATAagcgtattcatactggagaaaaccCTTTTAAATGCGACCAGTGCGATAAAGTATTCAGACAGTCTAGTACTCTTAACCAGCATaagcgtattcatacaggagaaagaccatttgctTGTGACCAGTGCGATAAAACTTTCACAGGAAGGGGTTCTCTCATTAGCCACAAGGGtgttcatacaggagaaagaccatttgcctgtgaccagtgtgataaaaaATTCAAGAGAGGTCGTGCTCTTGTAAATCACAAACTGAatcatactggagaaagaccatttgcctgtgaccagtgtgTAAAAACATTCAAGAGAGGTTGTGATCTTCTGCATCATAAAgtgattcatactggagaaaaaccatttgcctgtgaccagtgtgTTAAAACGTTCATGAGAGGTAGTGAACTTATGCATCATAAAcggattcatactggagaaagaccatttgcctGTGGTGACTGTGATAAAAAATTTACTCAGAAAAGTCACCTCGGCGAGCATAAGctgattcatactggagaaaaaccatttgcctgtgaccagtgtgataagtCATTCAGGCAGAGTAATGGTCTAAATAAGCATAAACGGATTCATACCGAAGATAGACCATttgcctgtgaccagtgtgTAAAAACGTTCAAGAGTGAAAGTGATCTTGTGCATCATAAACTGATTCATACTAGAGAAAGACCATTCGCCTGTGATGAATGTGATAAAAAATTTATTCAGAATAGTCACCTCAGTGAGCATAAACGAactcatacaggagaaagaccatttgtctgtgaccagtgtgataagtCATTCAGGCAGAGTAATGGTCTAAGGAAGCATAAACGGATTCATAACGGAGAATGA
- the LOC135502322 gene encoding zinc finger protein 436-like isoform X9 — protein sequence MSEWNNTNSDMSVKLESLSPGLHESSDEFEFSVNAIKADQDGITPDWNDSSEPHPSDVDYGDQFSSNIKTEVDSSDQFSSNIKTELDSGDQFSSNIKTELYDPVGSDSETKVNESEYDLPVPGSNKVKIKFEPTDDFGLEPGYALAGSGSEQWDGAENELGPVPLNLIPAAGNQGLLRIDVEDPLHPVPSGVVKEEPLEEDMEESSYGFGEGADADDNMEDEDDTVLSIDHRDEIKISELLPGRVHALETSGEEVNVKMSHKCDQCGKLIVPYAGQRCYQCTQCSNSPFACDQCVETFRRRPDLIQHIKLMHSGEKFACDKCDKTFIQRSILVQHKLVHTGEKPFACDQCEKCFTQSGTLTRHKCMVHLREKAFECDRCDKAFSTGSCLLRHMNTHTDEKQFACDQCEKTFAHKSSLQKHRLAHTGEKPFACDQCDKRFLFKSYLKQHKLIHTGERPYACDQCDKTYQLRSYLNKHKRIHTGERPFACDQCGETFQQRYALNTHKRLHSGEERYCCNQCHKTFELSQYLEKHQLFHTKKRQFACDQCDKTYTKSRHLTQHKRIHTGERPFACDQCDKAFTQSSNLNQHRKIHTGERPFACDQCDKTFTLRSNLNQHKLNCHSGRNT from the exons ATGTCCGAATGGAACAACACTAACAGTGATATGTCTGTGAAGTTGGAAAGTTTGAGTCCTGGCCTGCATGAAAGCAGTGATGAGTTTGAATTCTCGGTTAATGCTATTAAGGCCGACCAGGATGGAATAACTCCTGATTGGAATGATTCTTCAGAGCCACACCCTTCTGATGTTGACTATGGTGATCAATTCAGTTCAAACATTAAAACTGAGGTTGACTCCAGTGATCAGTTCAGTTCAAACATTAAAACTGAGCTGGACTCCGGTGATCAGTTCAGTTCAAATATAAAAACGGAGCTCTATGATCCTGTGGGGAGTGACAGTGAGACCAAGGTCAATGAGTCGGAATATGATCTTCCAGTTCCCGGATCGAATAAAGTAAAGATCAAATTTGAACCAACCGATGACTTTGGACTTGAGCCTGGTTATGCACTGGCGGGTTCAGGATCCGAGCAGTGGGATGGAGCTGAAAATGAGCTGGGCCCGGTTCCACTTAACCTTATACCAGCAGCTGGGAACCAGGGTCTGTTGAGAATTGACGTTGAAGACCCGCTCCATCCTGTACCAAGCGGAGTCGTAAAAGAGGAGCCTCTTGAAGAAGACATGGAGGAGAGCTCATATGGTTTTGGTGAAGGCGCAGATGCAGATGAT AATatggaagatgaagatgatacTG ttCTGTCCATTGACCACAGGGATGAAATCAAGATTTCAGAACTACTGCCAGGACGTGTTCATGCTTTGGAAACATCTGGCGAGGAAGTTAATGTTAAAATGTCCCACAAATGTGACCAGTGTGGTAAACTAATTGTGCCCTATGCCGGACAAAGGTGTTACCAATGTACTCAATGCTCCAACTCGCCCTTTGCCTGTGATCAGTGTGTAGAAACATTCAGGAGACGCCCTGATCTTATCCAACATATCAAACTGATGCATTCAGGAGAAAAATTTGCCTGTGACAAGTGCGATAAAACATTCATACAGCGAAGTATTCTTGTGCAACATAAACTtgttcatactggagaaaaaccatttgctTGTGACCAGTGTGAAAAATGCTTCACTCAGAGTGGTACTCTCACTCGCCATAAATGTATGGTTCATTTAAGAGAGAAAGcatttgaatgtgatagatGTGATAAAGCCTTCTCCACAGGTTCTTGTCTCCTAAGACATATGAACACTCATACAGATGAAAAGCAATttgcctgtgaccagtgtgagAAAACCTTTGCACATAAAAGTAGTCTTCAAAAACATAGACTCGcacacactggagaaaaaccatttgcctgtgaccagtgtgataagaGATTTTTATTCAAGAGCTATCTTAAACAGCATAAACtcattcacacaggagaaagaccatatgCATGTGATCAGTGTGATAAAACATATCAACTACGCAGTTATCTTAACAAACATaagcgtattcatacaggagaaagaccatttgcctgtgaccagtgtgGTGAAACATTTCAGCAGCGTTATGCCCTTAATACACATAAGCGTCTTCATTCGGGGGAAGAGCGTTATTGTTGTAATCAGtgtcataaaacatttgaattgaGTCAATATCTCGAAAAGCATCAACTTTTCCATACAAAAAAAAGACAATttgcctgtgaccagtgtgataaaaccTACACAAAGAGTAGACATTTGACTCAGCAtaaacgtattcacacaggagaaagaccatttgcctgtgaccagtgtgataaagcATTCACACAAAGTAGCAATCTCAATCAGCATAGAAaaattcacactggagaaagaccatttgcctgtgaccagtgtgataaaacatTCACACTCAGGAGTAATCTTAATCAGCACAAACTAAATTGTCATTCAGGCAGAAATACGTAA
- the LOC135502322 gene encoding zinc finger protein 436-like isoform X8, whose product MSEWNNTNSDMSVKLESLSPGLHESSDEFEFSVNAIKADQDGITPDWNDSSEPHPSDVDYGDQFSSNIKTEVDSSDQFSSNIKTELDSGDQFSSNIKTELYDPVGSDSETKVNESEYDLPVPGSNKVKIKFEPTDDFGLEPGYALAGSGSEQWDGAENELGPVPLNLIPAAGNQGLLRIDVEDPLHPVPSGVVKEEPLEEDMEESSYGFGEGADADDQNMEDEDDTVLSIDHRDEIKISELLPGRVHALETSGEEVNVKMSHKCDQCGKLIVPYAGQRCYQCTQCSNSPFACDQCVETFRRRPDLIQHIKLMHSGEKFACDKCDKTFIQRSILVQHKLVHTGEKPFACDQCEKCFTQSGTLTRHKCMVHLREKAFECDRCDKAFSTGSCLLRHMNTHTDEKQFACDQCEKTFAHKSSLQKHRLAHTGEKPFACDQCDKRFLFKSYLKQHKLIHTGERPYACDQCDKTYQLRSYLNKHKRIHTGERPFACDQCGETFQQRYALNTHKRLHSGEERYCCNQCHKTFELSQYLEKHQLFHTKKRQFACDQCDKTYTKSRHLTQHKRIHTGERPFACDQCDKAFTQSSNLNQHRKIHTGERPFACDQCDKTFTLRSNLNQHKLNCHSGRNT is encoded by the exons ATGTCCGAATGGAACAACACTAACAGTGATATGTCTGTGAAGTTGGAAAGTTTGAGTCCTGGCCTGCATGAAAGCAGTGATGAGTTTGAATTCTCGGTTAATGCTATTAAGGCCGACCAGGATGGAATAACTCCTGATTGGAATGATTCTTCAGAGCCACACCCTTCTGATGTTGACTATGGTGATCAATTCAGTTCAAACATTAAAACTGAGGTTGACTCCAGTGATCAGTTCAGTTCAAACATTAAAACTGAGCTGGACTCCGGTGATCAGTTCAGTTCAAATATAAAAACGGAGCTCTATGATCCTGTGGGGAGTGACAGTGAGACCAAGGTCAATGAGTCGGAATATGATCTTCCAGTTCCCGGATCGAATAAAGTAAAGATCAAATTTGAACCAACCGATGACTTTGGACTTGAGCCTGGTTATGCACTGGCGGGTTCAGGATCCGAGCAGTGGGATGGAGCTGAAAATGAGCTGGGCCCGGTTCCACTTAACCTTATACCAGCAGCTGGGAACCAGGGTCTGTTGAGAATTGACGTTGAAGACCCGCTCCATCCTGTACCAAGCGGAGTCGTAAAAGAGGAGCCTCTTGAAGAAGACATGGAGGAGAGCTCATATGGTTTTGGTGAAGGCGCAGATGCAGATGAT CAGAATatggaagatgaagatgatacTG ttCTGTCCATTGACCACAGGGATGAAATCAAGATTTCAGAACTACTGCCAGGACGTGTTCATGCTTTGGAAACATCTGGCGAGGAAGTTAATGTTAAAATGTCCCACAAATGTGACCAGTGTGGTAAACTAATTGTGCCCTATGCCGGACAAAGGTGTTACCAATGTACTCAATGCTCCAACTCGCCCTTTGCCTGTGATCAGTGTGTAGAAACATTCAGGAGACGCCCTGATCTTATCCAACATATCAAACTGATGCATTCAGGAGAAAAATTTGCCTGTGACAAGTGCGATAAAACATTCATACAGCGAAGTATTCTTGTGCAACATAAACTtgttcatactggagaaaaaccatttgctTGTGACCAGTGTGAAAAATGCTTCACTCAGAGTGGTACTCTCACTCGCCATAAATGTATGGTTCATTTAAGAGAGAAAGcatttgaatgtgatagatGTGATAAAGCCTTCTCCACAGGTTCTTGTCTCCTAAGACATATGAACACTCATACAGATGAAAAGCAATttgcctgtgaccagtgtgagAAAACCTTTGCACATAAAAGTAGTCTTCAAAAACATAGACTCGcacacactggagaaaaaccatttgcctgtgaccagtgtgataagaGATTTTTATTCAAGAGCTATCTTAAACAGCATAAACtcattcacacaggagaaagaccatatgCATGTGATCAGTGTGATAAAACATATCAACTACGCAGTTATCTTAACAAACATaagcgtattcatacaggagaaagaccatttgcctgtgaccagtgtgGTGAAACATTTCAGCAGCGTTATGCCCTTAATACACATAAGCGTCTTCATTCGGGGGAAGAGCGTTATTGTTGTAATCAGtgtcataaaacatttgaattgaGTCAATATCTCGAAAAGCATCAACTTTTCCATACAAAAAAAAGACAATttgcctgtgaccagtgtgataaaaccTACACAAAGAGTAGACATTTGACTCAGCAtaaacgtattcacacaggagaaagaccatttgcctgtgaccagtgtgataaagcATTCACACAAAGTAGCAATCTCAATCAGCATAGAAaaattcacactggagaaagaccatttgcctgtgaccagtgtgataaaacatTCACACTCAGGAGTAATCTTAATCAGCACAAACTAAATTGTCATTCAGGCAGAAATACGTAA